A portion of the Scleropages formosus chromosome 15, fSclFor1.1, whole genome shotgun sequence genome contains these proteins:
- the osr1 gene encoding protein odd-skipped-related 1, whose protein sequence is MGSKTLPAPVPLHPSLQLANYSLLQASGGFQLPTDHVPNIYSFSALHAVHLHQWTLGYPPLALPRCTLSKLPGLVDTRLPLPSIPVFPHAVQPKQECGGLRAKSKPRFDFANLAVAATQEDPLKAEDLSSPPPIGSLLDVAKLSPERKPSRGRLPSKTKKEFVCKFCGRHFTKSYNLLIHERTHTDERPYTCDICHKAFRRQDHLRDHRYIHSKEKPFKCQECGKGFCQSRTLAVHKTLHMQVKELKPSKIK, encoded by the exons ATGGGAAGCAAGACGCTCCCGGCGCCCGTTCCGCTGCACCCCTCGCTGCAGCTCGCCAACTACTCCCTCCTGCAGGCCTCCGGCGGCTTCCAGCTGCCGACGGACCACGTGCCCAACATCTACAGCTTCAGCGCGCTCCACGCCGTCCACCTGCACCAGTGGACCCTGGGCTACCCGCCCCTCGCGCTGCCCCGCTGCACCTTGTCCAAGCTGCCGGGCCTGGTGGACACCCGGCTCCCGCTGCCCTCCATCCCCGTGTTCCCCCACGCGGTGCAGCCCAAGCAGGAGTGCGGCGGCCTGCGCGCCAAGAGCAAGCCCCGCTTCGACTTCGCCAACCTGGCCGTGGCGGCCACCCAGGAGGACCCGCTCAAGGCGGAAGACCTGAGCTCCCCGCCGCCCATCGGCTCCCTGCTCGACGTCGCCAAGCTGTCGCCCGAGAGGAAGCCCAGCAGGGGTCGGCTGCCCTCCAAGACCAAGAAGGAGTTTGTGTGCAAGTTCTGCGGGAGACACTTCACCAAGTCGTACAACCTGCTGATTCACGAGCGCACGCACACGGACGAGAGGCCGTACACCTGCGACATCTGCCACAAGGCCTTCCGGAGGCAGGACCACCTGCGGGACCACAG GTACATCCACTCGAAAGAAAAGCCCTTCAAATGCCAGGAGTGCGGCAAGGGATTTTGTCAGTCCCGGACACTGGCGGTTCACAAAACGCTGCACATGCAGGTCAAGGAACTAAAGCCGTCCAAGATAAAGTGA